From one Dermacentor variabilis isolate Ectoservices chromosome 3, ASM5094787v1, whole genome shotgun sequence genomic stretch:
- the LOC142573874 gene encoding uncharacterized protein LOC142573874: MRIEKARIEAELDILQHEKEAVAANAQANALEAAVEQDGGERMRTLPPVDRTLQTRSYIDEQQALRNSTLVLTEEAVTNSSGNVNNAHTAPDSHTAAYNSLCLQADERPPDYHAAPNNPSYKHAGATSRPMDLRVDPQPLVHAPAHNSSSSELADVLKFLCRKDLVSSGLIKFDDRPENFRAWKSSFKGVVRDLGLSAQEELDLLIKWHGPESSRQARRLKSVHVDDFSTGLNVVWKRLDDVFGRPEAIEDALLKRLEDFPKISYRENTRLQELGDLLLELEAAKTDPYLAGLGYLDTSMSGEVKFPLPPLLEFKAIPENRDEIPTPDAARHYPHLKSVANHIPPLEEAGILLLLGGTSEELTRSRLPNNREQALSRLLSLRRTLRKNPETRERFVNFMNKLFIKGHAEEAPPLHVDEECWYLPIFGVHHPQKPDQIRVVFDSSAQYEGVSLNNVLLTGPDLTNNLVGILIRFRQEPFAVTADVQQMFYSFMVREDHQNYLRFLWFKGNDISREIVECRMKVHVFGNSPSPAVATYGLRRTAQQAAPRFGEDARKFVERDFYVDDALKSLPSEEDAISLLQRAQKMLATANIRLHKIALNRQNVLNAFPREDHARGLKNLDFGTDASLTQRSLGLLWDIGDDSFVFRAPRQDRPYTRRGVLSTVNSLYDPLGFMAPITVQGKYLLRDLVTKGYNWDTPLSDEKKQRWDEWENSLQELQHLHVQRTYAPVSTLEAERRDIHVFSDASTRAVAAVAYLRVTDKQGNRHAGFVMGKAKLAPQPEHTIPRLELCAAVLAVEMTDSILRELDFQPNSVTFYTDSKVVFGYIYNETRRFYVYVANRVQQIRSSTQPEQWKYVHTDENPADHATRAIPAAHLKSTNWLSGPDFLSRREEEARSSSFILLNPDEDKEIRSEVCTLATEVNKRQRLGAESFHRFSNWKSLTRAIASLIQVAHRAKNASQGKVAPVEALSKARLVIIRAVQQDAFYEEICRIQRGEQVHKTSSLRRLDPSLDANGLFRVGSRLNRSDLPDDEKHPLLLPGRHHVATLLVRHHHECVQHQGRHFTEGAVRAAGYWNVGGKRCISSVLQACISCKKLRGRFHDQKMADLPADRISTDPPFTNVGIDVFGPWMIASRRTRGGVANSKRWAVMFTCLSIRAVHIELIESMDTSSFINAFRRFLAVRGPIKLIRSDWGTNFIGACRELGISAEGIHRSQIGKFFSGNGCKWIFNPPHASHMGGAWERMIGIARRILDSMLMQSRHQRLTHDILATFLAEVTAIINARPITPTSSDPEDPTILTPATLLTQKHGSASVTIGQLDTSNLYKRHWRLVQNLADEFWKLWRSTYVTTLQQRRKWQAAKPDLKEGDVVLLRDKEATRNDWPVGVITRSLPSADGRVHKVELKTAKNGVVKTFFRPTKEVVRLL, encoded by the exons ATGCGTATTGAGAAGGCAAGGATAGAGGCTGAATTggatattttgcagcatgaaaaagaagcgGTAGCTGCAAACGCACAGGCGAATGCGCTCGAGGCAGCCGTAGAGCAGGATGGCGGGGAGCGCATGCGCACGCTCCCTCCTGTGGACCGAACGCTGCAGACTAGGAGTTACATCGATGAACAGCAAGCCCTACGCAACTCTACGCTTGTGTTAACTGAGGAGGCTGTCACCAACTCTAGCGGCAACGTAAACAATGCTCACACGGCGCCGGATTCCCACACAGCTGCGTATAATTCACTGTGTCTGCAAGCTGATGAACGGCCACCTGACTACCATGCTGCCCCTAACAACCCAAGTTATAAGCATGCTGGAGCTACGAGTCGTCCTATGGACTTACGAGTTGATCCGCAGCCGCTTGTGCACGCCCCGGCACACAACAGTTCAAGCTCAGAGCTAGCCGATGTCCTTAAATTCCTGTGCCGCAAAGACCTTGTTTCAAGCGGTCTTATCAAGTTTGATGATCGACCTGAGAACTTTCGCGCTTGGAAATCATCGTTCAAGGGCGTTGTCAGAGATCTAGGTCTTTCTGCCCAAGAAGAGCTAGACCTTCTCATCAAATGGCATGGTCCTGAATCGTCACGTCAGGCTCGGAGGTTGAAATCAGTGCATGTCGATGACTTTTCGACGGGCTTGAACGTTGTGTGGAAACGGCTCGACGACGTCTTCGGGCGCCCTGAGGCAATTGAGGATGCACTACTGAAGCGGCTGGAAGACTTCCCGAAGATATCTTACCGGGAAAATACCAGACTCCAGGAACTTGGCGACCTCCTGCTAGAACTCGAGGCTGCGAAAACTGACCCGTATCTTGCCGGTCTTGGCTATTTGGATACC AGCATGTCAGGCGAAGTCAAGTTTCCTCTTCCGCCACTCCTCGAGTTCAAGGCAATTCCAGAAAACAGAGATGAAATTCCGACACCTGACGCTGCAAGGCACTATCCGCACTTGAAGTCTGTAGCAAATCACATTCCGCCTCTTGAGGAGGCTGGAATACTGCTCCTCCTTGGCGGGACATCCGAAGAGCTCACAAG GAGTCGGCTTCCGAACAACAGAGAACAAGCGCTGTCTCGTCTGCTCTCGCTACGGCGTACCCTGCGAAAAAATCCTGAAACAAGGGAACGTTTCGTGAACTTCATGAACAAGCTCTTCATCAAGGGTCATGCAGAGGAAGCTCCACCACTTCACGTGGACGAAGAATGTTGGTATCTGCCCATATTCGGCGTTCACCACCCCCAGAAGCCTGATCAAATCCGAGTCGTATTTGACTCCAGCGCTCAGTATGAAGGGGTATCTCTCAACAACGTTCTCCTGACCGGCCCTGACCTGACGAATAACCTTGTGGGGATTTTGATACGCTTCCGGCAAGAACCATTTGCGGTTACAGCAGACGTCCAGCAAATGTTCTACAGTTTCATGGTTCGCGAGGACCATCAGAACTACCTGAGGTTCCTCTGGTTTAAGGGCAACGATATCTCCAGAGAAATCGTAGAGTGCCGAATGAAGGTTCACGTTTTCGGCAACAGCCCATCGCCAGCTGTTGCAACGTATGGCCTTCGACGGACTGCCCAACAAGCTGCCCCACGATTTGGTGAAGATGCCAGGAAGTTCGTTGAAAGAGATTTCTACGTCGATGATGCGCTTAAGTCTCTTCCGAGCGAAGAAGATGCCATTAGTCTGCTGCAAAGAGCGCAGAAAATGCTTGCAACAGCTAACATAAGGCTTCACAAGATAGCTTTGAATAGGCAGAATGTGCTGAATGCATTTCCTCGAGAGGACCACGCCCGGGGACTGAAGAACCTCGACTTCGGCACAGACGCGTCGCTTACACAGAGAAGTCTCGGTCTACTGTGGGACATAGGCGACGACAGCTTCGTCTTCAGAGCTCCTCGTCAGGACAGGCCATATACGCGGCGTGGAGTGCTGTCGACCGTCAACAGCCTTTACGATCCACTAGGGTTTATGGCTCCAATAACGGTTCAAGGCAAGTACCTTCTCCGTGACCTCGTGACGAAGGGTTATAACTGGGACACACCGCTTTCGGACGAGAAAAAGCAGAGATGGGACGAGTGGGAGAACTCTCTCCAGGAACTACAGCACCTTCACGTGCAAAGAACGTATGCGCCAGTCTCGACGCTTGAAGCCGAAAGGAGGGACATTCATGTATTTTCAGACGCGTCCACAAGGGCCGTCGCAGCGGTGGCATACCTACGCGTGACTGACAAGCAAGGAAACAGACACGCCGGATTTGTCATGGGAAAGGCCAAGCTTGCTCCACAACCAGAACACACCATCCCAAGGCTTGAGTTGTGTGCAGCAGTGCTTGCTGTAGAGATGACCGATTCTATACTACGAGAATTGGACTTCCAGCCGAACTCGGTCACGTTCTACACGGATAGCAAAGTGGTCTTCGGTTACATATACAACGAAACAAGAAGGTTCTACGTGTATGTGGCCAACAGGGTGCAGCAGATACGTAGCAGCACGCAACCTGAACAATGGAAATACGTTCACACAGACGAAAATCCAGCAGACCACGCCACTAGAGCGATTCCAGCGGCACATCTTAAGAGCACGAACTGGTTGTCCGGACCTGATTTCCTCTCACGACGAGAAGAGGAAGCACGGTCGTCGAGCTTCATCCTCTTAAATCCTGACGAAGACAAAGAAATACGCTCTGAAGTCTGCACTCTGGCGACGGAGGTGAACAAACGACAGCGACTCGGAGCCGAAAGCTTTCATAGGTTCTCGAACTGGAAATCTCTCACTCGTGCTATAGCAAGTCTGATCCAGGTTGCCCATCGCGCAAAGAACGCATCACAAGGAAAGGTAGCTCCCGTTGAGGCGCTCTCCAAAGCCAGGCTCGTCATCATTCGCGCAGTGCAACAGGACGCATTTTATGAAGAGATATGCCGTATCCAGAGAGGAGAGCAGGTTCACAAGACAAGCTCGCTTCGAAGGCTTGACCCATCCTTAGACGCCAACGGCTTGTTCCGCGTCGGCAGCCGCTTGAACAGAAGCGACCTTCCAGACGATGAGAAACACCCTCTCTTATTGCCGGGTCGGCACCATGTGGCGACGCTTCTCGTGCGCCACCACCATGAATGCGTGCAACACCAGGGCCGACACTTCACAGAAGGAGCCGTACGAGCTGCTGGGTATTGGAACGTCGGAGGTAAAAGGTGCATCTCATCCGTGCTGCAAGCATGCATTTCATGCAAGAAGCTGCGAGGGCGCTTTCACGACCAGAAGATGGCTGACCTTCCGGCAGACCGAATCAGCACAGATCCTCCTTTCACGAATGTTGGAATCGATGTTTTCGGTCCCTGGATGATTGCCTCTCGCCGAACGAGAGGTGGTGTTGCAAACAGCAAGCGCTGGGCAGTCATGTTCACTTGCTTGAGCATTCGCGCAGTGCACATTGAGCTGATCGAATCAATGGATACGTCGAGTTTCATTAATGCCTTCCGAAGGTTCCTAGCAGTGCGAGGGCCCATCAAGCTAATACGCTCTGACTGGGGGACCAATTTTATCGGAGCTTGCAGAGAACTTGGAATCAGCGCAGAGGGCATTCATCGCTCACAAATAGGCAAGTTCTTCAGCGGAAACGGCTGCAAATGGATATTCAATCCACCGCACGCGTCCCATATGGGCGGTGCGTGGGAGCGGATGATCGGCATTGCACGCCGCATTCTTGACTCAATGCTCATGCAGTCACGTCATCAACGACTCACGCATGACATTCTTGCAACCTTTTTGGCAGAAGTTACGGCCATCATTAATGCCAGGCCCATAACTCCTACTTCGTCTGACCCCGAAGATCCCACAATCCTAACTCCGGCGACACTCTTAACCCAAAAACACGGAAGCGCATCTGTAACAATTGGGCAGTTAGATACAAGCAACCTCTACAAACGGCATTGGCGTCTCGTGCAAAACCTGGCTGACGAGTTCTGGAAGCTCTGGCGCTCAACGTATGTCACTACTTTGCAGCAACGCCGAAAATGGCAAGCAGCAAAACCCGACCTCAAAGAAGGCGACGTCGTTCTACTCAGAGATAAAGAAGCGACCCGCAACGACTGGCCCGTCGGAGTGATTACGCGAAGCCTGCCCAGCGCAGATGGAAGGGTGCACAAGGTCGAGCTGAAAACAGCCAAAAACGGGGTTGTGAAAACATTCTTCCGACCAACAAAAGAAGTTGTGCGCTTGCTGTGA